One Cydia splendana chromosome 21, ilCydSple1.2, whole genome shotgun sequence genomic region harbors:
- the LOC134801214 gene encoding TBC1 domain family member 7, protein MPEDAVARLKMSDERNFRSSYYEKVGCRGVEEKKSLEILMKEKPWDKLKLKQFCLRFTVPAAYRNLVWKVLLDILPVYPDSHTYVTQQRTEQYQDLLYAAEMLELADMSGPRSQILLQMWLLENEETRPLLFPETNCCSSDTFVPIAETLSSLYSDEVDVYWLSKGLADVVRHMQKDLIKLKEAFQSMLDKEDQELFNHLADIYALDALPLTKWFNCCFAGVLDDTSLAKIWDKVCSGAPKILSFVAVMLVITLRRNILKAKNSEEVLNCVSEIPEQCEEVVANKAIELWQYYGAQPQSDQLAKK, encoded by the exons ATGCCTGAAGACGCTGTTGCTAGATTGAAAATGTCTGATGAACGGAATTTCCGTTCATCATACTATGAAAAGGTTGGTTGCCGAGGCGTTGAGGAGAAGAAGTCTCTAGAGATACTCATGAAAGAAAAGCCGTgggacaagttaaagttaaaacAGTTTTGCCTTCGGTTTACGGTGCCAGCTGCTTATAGGAATTTAGTATGGAAGGTTCTACTTG ACATCCTACCCGTATACCCCGACTCACACACATACGTAACTCAGCAACGCACTGAGCAGTACCAGGACCTCCTATATGCAGCGGAGATGTTAGAGTTAGCCGACATGTCGGGGCCTCGGAGTCAGATCTTACTGCAGATGTGGTTGCTAGAGAATGAAGAGACGAGACCCCTGCTGTTCCCGGAGACTAATTGCTGT TCCTCAGACACGTTCGTCCCAATCGCTGAGACACTCTCCTCATTGTACTCCGACGAGGTGGACGTGTACTGGTTGAGCAAGGGGCTCGCGGACGTCGTGAGGCACATGCAGAAGGACCTCATCAAGCTCAAGGAGGCGTTCCAGAGTATGCTGGATAAGGAGGATCAGGAGTTGTTCAA CCACTTAGCAGATATCTATGCATTGGATGCACTACCTCTAACAAAATGGTTCAACTGTTGCTTCGCTGGCGTATTAGACGACACTTCCCTCGCAAA gATTTGGGACAAGGTGTGTAGTGGTGCGCCGAAAATACTATCATTTGTTGCTGTGATGCTAGTTATTACGCTACGACGAAATATATTGAAAGCGAAAAATTCTGAAGAAGTATTAAATTGTGTATCTGAG aTTCCAGAGCAGTGTGAAGAAGTAGTAGCTAATAAAGCAATAGAACTATGGCAATATTATGGTGCTCAGCCGCAAAGCGATCAACTGGCGAAGAAATGA